From a single Limisphaerales bacterium genomic region:
- the ispH gene encoding 4-hydroxy-3-methylbut-2-enyl diphosphate reductase, translated as MTTQTLPYKANGLKPVQAEPFVVRRAEHLGMCFGVRDAITLARREAALQPLTVLGELVHNVTVLDDLEERGVRFENEPERVGTSAAMITAHGASDRARARARLAGLRVSDATCPLVHFAHEKVRELVVTGFHPIVIGRRGHVEVRGLTEDLVACDVVLSKEDVDGVESRARFGVVAQTTQPIARVRELVNYLQARFPQAEIRFVDTVCRPTKQRQESAMELARESDVVLVIGGVNSNNTAELARTCGEFCKAVHHVQGPDDVRPEWLPVSGVLGITAGTSTPDEIIDAVEARVRELSHNSSTREWEVA; from the coding sequence ATGACAACACAAACTTTGCCTTACAAAGCCAACGGGCTTAAACCCGTTCAGGCGGAACCCTTCGTCGTCCGTCGCGCGGAGCATTTGGGAATGTGCTTTGGCGTACGGGATGCCATTACTCTGGCGCGGCGCGAGGCGGCGTTACAACCACTCACGGTGCTGGGCGAGTTAGTGCATAACGTCACGGTGCTAGATGATTTAGAAGAACGGGGCGTGCGGTTTGAAAATGAACCTGAGCGTGTTGGGACTTCGGCGGCAATGATTACCGCCCACGGCGCCTCGGACCGCGCTCGTGCCCGTGCTAGGTTGGCGGGTTTACGGGTGAGCGATGCGACGTGTCCGCTGGTGCATTTCGCGCACGAAAAAGTGCGGGAATTAGTGGTGACAGGGTTTCATCCCATCGTGATCGGTCGGCGTGGGCACGTGGAGGTGAGGGGTTTGACGGAGGATTTGGTGGCGTGCGATGTGGTTTTGAGCAAAGAAGATGTGGATGGGGTGGAATCGCGCGCGCGTTTTGGTGTGGTGGCGCAGACGACGCAGCCTATCGCGCGCGTGCGGGAATTGGTGAATTATTTACAGGCGCGTTTTCCGCAGGCGGAGATTCGGTTTGTGGATACAGTGTGTCGGCCGACGAAACAACGTCAGGAATCGGCGATGGAATTGGCGCGCGAATCGGATGTGGTTTTGGTGATCGGCGGCGTGAATAGCAATAACACGGCGGAATTGGCGCGCACGTGCGGTGAATTTTGCAAAGCAGTCCATCACGTGCAGGGGCCGGACGATGTGCGGCCGGAGTGGTTACCGGTTTCGGGTGTGTTGGGAATCACGGCGGGGACGTCGACGCCGGATGAGATCATCGATGCGGTGGAGGCCCGCGTGCGGGAGCTTTCGCATAATTCATCAACACGGGAATGGGAGGTGGCGTGA
- a CDS encoding transcriptional regulator: MNPETFQLLDKVIHEKSRMAIMSMLAASAELSFTELRDALAMTDGNVTTHIRTLQKAGYVAVAKSFQDKRPLTTCRLTTVGREAFCEYVGLLEGIVKSAKQSEEKSNPAKASKSRRKKSNDNTNFALQSQRA, translated from the coding sequence GTGAACCCAGAAACTTTCCAACTTTTGGATAAAGTAATCCACGAGAAAAGCCGCATGGCGATAATGTCTATGCTTGCCGCTTCGGCAGAGCTTTCGTTCACGGAACTGCGCGATGCACTGGCAATGACGGATGGAAATGTGACCACCCACATCCGCACTTTGCAAAAGGCGGGCTATGTGGCGGTCGCCAAAAGTTTTCAGGACAAACGCCCGCTTACCACTTGCAGGCTCACCACGGTCGGCCGCGAGGCGTTTTGCGAATATGTCGGATTACTGGAGGGCATTGTAAAATCTGCTAAGCAATCAGAGGAAAAATCCAATCCCGCCAAAGCTTCAAAATCAAGGAGGAAAAAATCAAATGACAACACAAACTTTGCCTTACAAAGCCAACGGGCTTAA